A region from the Rhodamnia argentea isolate NSW1041297 chromosome 7, ASM2092103v1, whole genome shotgun sequence genome encodes:
- the LOC125312557 gene encoding rust resistance kinase Lr10-like — protein MDKNIEEFLQAHNNFLPIRYSYSNIKKITGNFKHKLGEGGYGFVYKGMLRSGNQVAIEILKQSKAHGQDFINEVATIGRIHHVNVVKLIGFCFEGTKHALVYDFMSNGSLDKNIFTKEGDKFLDCKKINEIALGVAKGIEYLHRGCDIQILHFDIKPHNILLDKNFTPKVSDFGLAKLYPIDHSIVSMTAARGTLGYMAPELFYKNIGGVSYKADVYSFGDDARGNGRPKEEYKCKCGTLKPNLFSAMGVRPSQ, from the coding sequence ATGGACAAGAACATCGAAGAATTTTTGCAAGCTCATAACAACTTTTTGCCCATAAGGTACTCTTACTcgaatatcaagaagatcacCGGAAATTTTAAGCACAAGCTGGGTGAAGGGGGCTATGGTTTTGTATACAAAGGAATGCTTAGAAGCGGCAACCAAGTAGCCATCGAGATTTTGAAGCAATCCAAGGCCCATGGCCAAGATTTTATCAATGAAGTGGCTACTATTGGAAGAATTCACCATGTTAATGTCGTGAAACTCATCGGTTTTTGCTTTGAAGGCACGAAACACGCTCTCGTGTATGATTTCATGTCAAATGGATCTTTGGATAAGAACATTTTCACTAAGGAAGGTGATAAGTTTCTTGATtgcaagaaaataaatgagatCGCTCTTGGGGTGGCGAAGGGGATTGAATATTTACATCGGGGGTGTGACATACAAATACTACACTTTGATATCAAACCTCACAACATTCTTTTAGACAAGAATTTCACTCCGAAAGTTTCTGATTTTGGACTTGCGAAACTTTATCCCATTGATCACAGCATAGTCTCAATGACTGCTGCAAGAGGAACCTTGGGATATATGGCGCCCGAGTTGTTCTACAAAAACATCGGTGGTGTATCTTATAAAGCGGATGTCTATAGCTTCGGGGATGATGCTCGTGGAAATGGCAGGCCGAAGGAAGAATATAAATGCAAATGTGGAACGCTcaagccaaatttattttctgctatGGGTGTACGACCAAGTCAATGA